The following coding sequences lie in one Saccharopolyspora hordei genomic window:
- a CDS encoding amidohydrolase family protein, with protein sequence MTGPRSDAEVPAWVAELGLPGLVDIHTHFLPERVLSKVWAYFDQAEQHYGVAWPIHYRHSEETRLRVLRDLGVTTFAPLVYAHKPGMAAWLTEWALDFGHRTPGAVPTATIFPEPEVTTYLAKALEAGARCVKVHVQVGAFDPTDDLLDPAWGLLAEAGVPVVVHCGHGPRPGAHTGLDVFEGVLRRHPALVAVLAHAGMPEHGAALDLVERYPGVHVDTTMVGVAFSDHFGPLPADWPARLAEHADRVVLGTDFPNIPYPYAEQLAAIAGWAAEDDRLGPGFLRAVLHDTPAKLLGT encoded by the coding sequence GGCCGCGCAGCGACGCCGAGGTCCCGGCCTGGGTGGCGGAGCTGGGGCTGCCCGGCCTGGTCGACATCCACACGCACTTCCTGCCGGAGCGCGTGCTGTCCAAGGTCTGGGCGTACTTCGACCAGGCGGAGCAGCACTACGGCGTGGCGTGGCCGATCCACTACCGGCACTCCGAGGAGACCCGCCTGCGCGTGCTGCGCGACCTCGGCGTGACGACGTTCGCGCCGCTGGTCTACGCGCACAAGCCGGGCATGGCCGCGTGGCTGACGGAGTGGGCGCTGGACTTCGGCCACCGCACGCCGGGCGCGGTGCCCACGGCGACGATCTTCCCGGAGCCCGAGGTCACCACCTACCTCGCGAAGGCGCTGGAGGCCGGGGCGCGGTGCGTGAAGGTGCACGTCCAGGTCGGTGCCTTCGACCCGACCGACGACCTGCTGGACCCGGCGTGGGGGCTGCTCGCGGAGGCCGGGGTGCCGGTCGTGGTGCACTGCGGCCACGGGCCGCGGCCGGGCGCGCACACCGGGCTGGACGTGTTCGAGGGGGTGCTGCGCCGCCACCCCGCGCTCGTCGCGGTGCTGGCGCACGCCGGCATGCCGGAGCACGGCGCCGCGTTGGACCTGGTGGAGAGGTACCCGGGCGTGCACGTCGACACGACCATGGTCGGGGTGGCCTTCAGCGACCACTTCGGGCCGCTGCCCGCGGACTGGCCCGCCCGGCTCGCCGAGCACGCCGACCGGGTCGTGCTGGGGACCGACTTCCCGAACATCCCGTACCCGTACGCCGAGCAGCTGGCGGCGATCGCGGGGTGGGCGGCCGAGGACGACCGGCTGGGGCCGGGGTTCCTGCGCGCGGTGCTGCACGACACCCCGGCGAAGCTGCTGGGCACCTGA